DNA sequence from the Flavobacteriales bacterium genome:
CTAAACAAGAACGAACCTAGCATATCTCTTACTCTAGGCCTGCTTTGTTCGTCTGCGGCATCCTCTATGACTTCAATAATAGTCTTATTCTCATCTAGCAGTTCGGATTGGTTTTGAGCGTAATAGCCCATCTTAACCTGATGACCATATTCTACATCTCCTTCATATGAAATAGCGTCAACAATGACTTTAGCAAGGGTTGTTTTTCCCTCTCCGTTTTTACCAACAAAAGCAATTTTCTCCCCTCTTTCTAACAAAAGATTTATGCCTTTTAAAACTTCTAATTCATCGTAACTTTTGGCAACATTATTAACCTTTAGAGTTACTTTTCCAGAGTGAGGCGCAGGGGGAAACTTAAAATGCATGCTAGCCGTCTCGTCCTGTTCTACCTCTATAACGTCCATTTTATCCAGCTTCTTAATCAGACTCTGAGCAAAAGCAGCCTTACTTTTCTTAGCTCTAAACTTCTCAATCAGCATCTTTGTCTGCTTAACCTCTTTATCTTGATTCTTTTTGGATTGTATTTGTTTTTCTTGTCGGTCTTTTCGCAATTCTACATACTTGCTGTAACTTGCTTTATAGTCGTTGGCTTTCCCCAGTATTAAATCTATTGTCCTGTTAGTTACCGCATCTAAAAATGTTCTGTCGTGCGATACCAAAACTACTGCCCCAGCATAACTTTTTAGCCAACCTTCTAACCATACTATTGACTCAATATCGAGGTGGTTGGTAGGCTCATCAAGTAATAATACATCGGGTTTACTCAACAGTATTTTGGCTAGTTCCAATCGCATACGCCAACCACCGCTAAACTCATTAGTCTGTCGAGAAAAATCATCCAACTGAAAGCCTAAACCCAAAAGAACTTGACTCATATCAGACTGTATAGTATAACCGCCCAATAAACCAAAGCGCTCGTTCAATTCATTTAAATCGGTGATGAGCTGCATGTAGGCATCACTTTCGTAATCCGTACGTTGGCTCATCTCAAAGTTAATGGCATTTATTTTTTGCTCCAATTCCTTTATTTCTTTGAAAGCTAATTCGGCTTCTTCTTGTACCGTTCTGCCCTCTTCAAATTCTAAATCTTGACGCAAATAACCTAAAGTGGATTCGTTAGGCGTAGAAATACTACCCTCGTTGGGCGACTGCTCACCAGAGAGAATACGCAACAAAGTGGACTTCCCTGCGCCATTCTTTCCTACTAATCCAATGCGGTCGCCCTTGTTGACCATAAAAGAAACGT
Encoded proteins:
- a CDS encoding ABC-F family ATP-binding cassette domain-containing protein, with amino-acid sequence MISANNISVYFGGQELFDNVSFMVNKGDRIGLVGKNGAGKSTLLRILSGEQSPNEGSISTPNESTLGYLRQDLEFEEGRTVQEEAELAFKEIKELEQKINAINFEMSQRTDYESDAYMQLITDLNELNERFGLLGGYTIQSDMSQVLLGLGFQLDDFSRQTNEFSGGWRMRLELAKILLSKPDVLLLDEPTNHLDIESIVWLEGWLKSYAGAVVLVSHDRTFLDAVTNRTIDLILGKANDYKASYSKYVELRKDRQEKQIQSKKNQDKEVKQTKMLIEKFRAKKSKAAFAQSLIKKLDKMDVIEVEQDETASMHFKFPPAPHSGKVTLKVNNVAKSYDELEVLKGINLLLERGEKIAFVGKNGEGKTTLAKVIVDAISYEGDVEYGHQVKMGYYAQNQSELLDENKTIIEVIEDAADEQSRPRVRDMLGSFLFSGDAAQKKVKVLSGGERARVALCKLLLEPVNLLIMDEPTNHLDMVSKDILKKALNKYDGTLIIVSHDRDFLQGLTQKVYEFKEQNIKEHLGDIHDFLNAKKVADFKQFELENKQKATTKKTQDSENKISYQERKQLDKDIKKTSNKVKSLERSVEALENELKELDTELAQPDRYKELSSQAGFFESYQDKQKQLEQHMMEWEEQLELLEKLKQQRENL